The DNA segment AGAATGTCGAGGTCAATGCGCTGAACAATGTCGGCGTGATCGGTGCCGGCTTCGGTCCGCTCAGCTTCGATGTCAGCCCAAAACAGATTGCCGGTGCCGTTGCCGTCCTCTGACAAAAGGTATTGCAAAGACTGAGCATGCTGACTAAATAGTGTGCGTTCGGGATCCAAGGTCCCGAACGCATTTTCGCGTTGCAGATTCCCAAGGAAACGTCGCGAACTTGAAGGACGCTCGACCGTCTAACTTCCTCTAGGGAATATTTGCAATTTCCACATTTACTTTCATTCCAAGGTACATGATATGTCCACCCTTAAAATCAAAGACCTCAGCGACAGTATCGATCTCGATCGCAAAGCGATGCTGGCGATTGCCGGCGGCGCACGTCGCAGTGGCGCCGCTCTTTCCTATAACCCACGTTCTCTGCAAACCACCCGTCTAGTTAATTTTCCAGGCGGACTTACTGGCATCCAATTACTCGGCAGGGATCCACGCAAGCTGGCCCGCTAGCAGACTGCAGCCACCAGCATTTAACGAATGGCGTGCAGGCACCGCATGCGCGCCATTCGTCCATCTTCATTTTCGCTAGCCGGGACAACGCAACTCGGCCACGGCCACGCCCACGCCTGTCCCACATTACTTTAGCGCCCCATCTGCAAGCTTGTAATGTGCTGCAATGCGATGCAGAAAAATGCATCGAGCAGCGCCGTTCTTGCATTTTTCTTCGGCAGCATTTTTCGTTTTTTTCCCCTTTCATTGAAGCGTGTAAACACCTGCGTGGAGCGCTTTTAGCCACGCTCGTACAGCACACGGCAAAGCAAAAAAGGAGGTTGGAAAACGGCTGTTAGTTCGCGACAAACATCAGACCTGACAGGTGTTGGCGGCAACCCACCACGCCTGCAAGGCGAGTTCTTTTTTGGCAATACATAGCTCCAACAAAAAAAATAAAATATCCTTTATATTCAGCGACTTACGAAATTTATTCAAGCGCAGGCCCGGCCTGGCACGGTCCCTGCAATATCCCCTGTGAGCGCAACAGATTGCCTCAAGCAGCAAAATCCAACCGATGACACTTAAGGAGATTTACCATGAAAGCACTGACCATCAAAGACCTGTCCCGCACCACCGAACTCGACCGCCAAGCCATGGCTGGCGTTTCCGGCGGCATGTACAAAGGCTTCGTACCGTTTTCGCTGAAATCCATCGACAAGTCTTCGGACAGTTTTTCGTTCAATGCCGACCAAAGCATCGGTCAACAGCAATTTACCGAAGTCAACAACGGCAACAATGCAGCTTTCGTTCACGGCATCAGCTCGACCGTTAAGCCGAAGCAAACCGCAGACAACACCATCAACTTCGGTTGATCCGTTTGCGGCATTAGGGTGGCAGCACGTGCTGCCACCTCCCGGAATTTCTTTCAGGAGAAACCAACATGGCCACCATCACGATTTATAACCTTGCGCAAAGCCGCGATCTCGATCGCAAGGCAATGTATGCTATCTGCGGCGGCAATTCATGGCTGCGCGGACTGGGCCCGGTCGCCAATGTTAATGTCGGCATCAACCAGAACATTACGCAGTTCCAGAATGTCGAAGTCAATGCATTGAACAATGTCGGCGTGATCGGTGCAGGCTTCGGCCCGCTCAGCTTCGCTGTCAACCCGACGCAATTTGCACAGGCAGCAGCAGTCATATAAAGACGCTGCGCCAGGCATGCAGTCCGGATTAGTTCGCAACAGATTCAATCGCCACGCATATTTGGAGAAACCTCATGGCTGCCATCACGATCAGGGATTTGGGCGAAAGCCGCGAACTGGACCGCAAGGCAATGTCGCAAGTCACAGGCGGCGGCGCGCCCTGGGTGTACGGCTGGATCCGCCCCCATACGACCGGCGCCGGCAGCTTTGGCACCGTCGTGAATGTCTACCAGGTCAATAACTATGCCGAGCAAATGATCAACCAGTTCCAGACCGTCGAAATCGAGAATACCGGCAGCAACAGCAATATCAATGTCGACCTCGGCCAGAATGGCGGCAACCTCAAGCAACAATAGCTTGCGCAGAGCCTGGCATGATCTGTGAAACCCACTTTCGCTGGACATCGGCTGCGTTGTCCCATGTGGGCCTGGTGCGCCAGGTAAATGAAGATGCCTGCCTGGAGCAGAGTGAACGCGGCCTCTGGGCTGTCGCAGATGGCATGGGTGGGCATGCGCGCGGCGATGTGGCAAGCCGCATGGTCGTGGATGCGCTGAACAAACTTCCTGAAACCGGGGACCTGGAAGCGTATGCCGCAGAGGCACGCCGTCAGCTGCAGGCGGTCAACGCTCGCCTGCGCGCCGAGGCAGCCCGGCACGATACGCAAATCATCGGCAGCACAGTCGTAGTGTTGCTGGCCTGCGGACAGCACTGCCGCTACCTGTGGGCTGGCGACAGTCGCATTTACCTTTACCGCAATGGCTTGCTGCGTCAGCTGAGCCGCGACCACAGCCAGGTTGAGGAACTCCGTTCGAGCGGCCAGCTGAGTGCGCAAGATGCATTGCACCATCCGGCACGCAACCTGATCACGCGGGCCGTCGGCGCCGCCGACACGCTGGAGGTGGATGAAGAAAGCCTCGAAGTCCTGGATGGCGACATGCTCATGTTATGCAGTGATGGCGTCAGCAATGAGGTAAGCGAGCAGGAAATGTGCGATGCCCTCGTCTGCGGCAACTGCCGGCAAGCAGCAGAAGCCCTGATTGCGCTGGCCTTGCATGAGGGGGGGCGCGACAATATTTCAGCAGTGGTGGTACGCGCCGAAGATTTGAACAGCCCCGAAAAAACATTGCTGAATCCGGCGCTCTGAAATCATGCGTCCGTATCCGCAGGAAGGCTTGTTGTATTCCTTCCGACAAGCAGAAAAAATTCCCGCAATTGCGATGCAGATCAACCCCTTCGTGCGCGACGCGACGATGATGAAATCATGTTGGCGCGCGCTGACAGCGGTATCTGGCATCGAAGATGCTTCGTATTGCAAGCCGCGCTTGCGGCTGTTCCGGATGCATGTCCGGTGCAGGAATAGAGTGAATGAACAGGCCCCGCGATGAATCTGAAACACGACACTGCGCCGACTGCAATGCGCACCAGGAAATTGATGCCCAGGCCGGTGCCGCAAGGCGACCAGGACTTTGGCGCGAATGTCTTGCCAATAGGGACGCATTTGCGCGAATTCGAGATTCTCGACCTGGTCGGTGAGGGAGGCTTCGGCATTGTCTACCTTGCTTACGACCATTCGCTCGAGCGTTATGTCGCATTAAAAGAATACATGCCGTCGGGACTGGCGACGCGCACGACCAAAATGGCGGTCAGCGTGCGTTCGCAAAAAAAGCTGGATACCTTTACCGCGGGCCTGAAAAGCTTTATCAACGAAGCAAGGATGCTGGCGCAGTTCGATTCTCCGGCACTGGTCAAGGTCCACACCTTCTGGGAAGGCAACGGCACAGCCTACATGGTCATGCCTTATTACGAGGGCATGACGCTCAAGCAAGCCCTCCATACGCGAAAAATCGTGCCAACCGAGGCATGGATTCGCATGCTGCTTGCCGACCTGTGCGATGCCATCGAGATTCTGCACCGTGCGCACTGCCTGCATCGCGACATTGCCCCCGACAATATCCTGCTGCTCAAGGATGGCCGGCCGCTGCTGTTGGATTTCGGCGCAGCACGGCGAGTCATCGGTGACTTGACGCAATGCTTTACCGCCATCCTTAAGCCCGGCTTTGCGCCGATCGAGCAATATGCCGATATCGCCGGCCTGCGGCAAGGTGCCTGGACGGATATCTATGCGCTGGCGGCCGTGGTGTATTACCTCATCACCGGCAAGGCGCCGCCGCCCTCGGTGGCGCGCATGGTGCATGACGAATTGTTGCCGGCCCGTGAAGCTGGCAAGGGGCGTTACAGCGAATCTTTCCTTGCAGCCGTCGACAAGTCCCTGGCTGTCAGGCCCGAACAGCGTTTCCATTCCATCGATGAACTGCGGCGTGCCCTGGGCCTTGGCGAGCCTGAACCGCGGACTGTGCCGCGCGCGGGCAGCGACTGGTCGACAACGGTGGCACGCACGATTCCGGTAGCCAATTTCAGCCCGCAGGTGCCATCGTCAGCAAACGCCGCCGCGGATGTACCCATGTCCACTGCCGCTGCAGCACCGGATAGTCCCGCGTTCGATGGCACACGCTACACCAAGCCTGCACAGCGCCCCGACACAAAGGCTGCTGAAGTACCTGATGCCAAGTCCGTTTCCGGCACGGCAGCTCACGCAAGGACAGCGCCGGCACCTGAACTCGCGGCGGCGCCGGACGATTTTTCGGCAACGAGAATTGCCGGTGATCACTATTCTGTGCCATCCCCCCCCACCGCTTCGAGAATGATGCCGCAGTGCCCCCGCGGCGCGAGCGCCAGGGATGGCTGGTGCTCGCGCTTTTGTTTGCCGTCGGCATCGGTTCCGGTATTTACGTTGGTGCAAACCGCAGTTGGGATGGCTTGAGCGAACAGGCAATCCTTGCCGGCTCCGGCAAGGAGAGCGTTACTGGCCTGCCGCCGCCGACACCCGCAGGGGAAGGCTCATCAGGCCCGTCCGGCCCCTCGGAAGCTGTCGGCACCACCGCGTCGCCTGAAACAGCGGACCATGCGCAACCAGGGCGCCTGGTGTCAGAAATCGACCAATGGAAAGTCGCCAGCAAAAGCAACGCTGCCAGCGCTTACGAAGATTATTTGCGTGAATATCCGCAGGGGCGTTACGCAGCGATTGCCAGGCTGCGGCTGCAACGCCTGCAGGCAGCGGCAGCCCCGCCAAGCCAGCCAGCAGAGGTTGTGGCGGCAACGCCGGCGCCCTTGCCTGTCAAGCCCCCTGCTGCGACACCTCCCCGTGCGGCCCCGCCCACGGCGGAGATGCCAGCTGCGCCGGCGACCGCAGCCAAAGATGCCAAAGTCATTACAGGCAGGCGGGAAGAAGCGGCCTGGACCACAGCCAGTGCCATCCACAGCACAGCAGCTTATCGGGACTACTTGCACAAGTATCCCAAGGGCGGCTACGCGGCTCTGGCAAGGGACCGGCTGGCGACCATGCAGGCAGGTGCTGCGGCGAGCTCGATACCGTCGGCAAAGAATGCCGGCCCACAGCAGCCGCCCGCAGCGGAGAGCGCGCCGGTTGCAGGAAAGTCGCCGGAGGCAAGCCCGCCAACGCCTGCTGCGGCGTCTTCCGATTCGTCAACGGTTAGTCCACCGGTTGCCACCCCACCCGCTAGCGGCAGTGCCGCCGCCAGCCCGCCGGCGCAAGAAGCGCCTGCGCCGCAGGCCGCGCTCAAACCCCAGGAACCAGTGCCTGCCGAGCCGATGGCCAGCAGCAGCGGCAAGAGCGCCCTGCGGTTTGACGACCAGACCATTACCGGTGACTTCTCGGTGGATCGACGCTCCGGACTCGTGTCCGGCAAGGTAAAAATTTCCTGGAGTAATGGCAACCAGTTTGAAGGCACGTTGGTGCAAGGAAGCAAGGAAGGAAAAGGCAAATTTACCTGGAGCAGTGGACAACGCTATAACGGCGAGTGGATCCGTGACATGCCCAATGGTAAAGGGACTTTTATTTTCCCCGATGGCAGCCGTTACGAGGGCGAAGTCAAAGACGGTCTGCCGCATGGCCAGGGTAGCACCCGCTTCAAGAACGGCATCGTCTATACGGGAGATTGGGTGCGCGGGAAAAGTCATGGCCATGGCCGCTACATCTGGACCGACGGCAGCTATTGGGAAGGCGAGTTTCGCGACGACAAAAAAACGGACAATGGAAAAATGCATTTTCCAAGCAAAAACACTAGGGAACTGAGCGGCGCCGCGCCTGCCACGGATGTCAGGCAGGAGGTTGAGAACATGGCCGCAAGCGCAAGCACGGGCGAAAAATAATCCCCGTCATTCAGCGTTCCGAAACCATAAATGCCGCTGCGAAAATGGCGTTTGCTCTGACAATAAAGGGTTTTGCAAGCGGATCACTTTCCGGTTGCGAAGGTCCGCCTTACGAATGAACTCCCCGTAGTACTCGTCGAACAGAAGATCGAAACTGCCGTCGCGGATTGCCCGCAGCAACCCGGTCTCGATGGCGCTGGCCAGTGCCTGATTGTCCTTGTTCACAAAATAGTATGCGGCGGCGGGATAGGTCAGCAGGATGGTTGGCTCGATCACGAGACTGCGCTCGGGGTGCGCCTCGATCTCATCCCACACTTCCGTTATCGAACGCGGGAAGTAATCAAAGCGCGCCGCATCGAGCATGCTGAACAGATTTTCGTACACGGTGGCGCCATAGACGTTCAGGCCATTCGCCTGCAGGATGCGGGTATCGGGCCAATGGCTGCCCTGCCCGGCTTCATAGTGCCGCAACTGGTCGAGCGTGCGTACCCTGGCAAATTTCTGCAGGTTTTCCCGCTTGATCAGGAAAACGCGATAGCCCGTCAATCCCTTGTCGATCGGAATCCGTATTGGCCGCAGTTTCTGTTCACGCTCGCGCGACGTCATCGACCACAAGACATCGATGTCCGCGCCCTTTTCCAGTTGCAGCAAGCTGCGTCCCTGCTCCATTTTGATATTACTGGGACGCATGTGATATGCCACACCCGATTTATCGAGCGCCAGTTTCAGCAACCTGATCTGGAAGTCATAACGCCCATCAATGGCGGACGGGCGGTCCGGATGTATCACGGACAGCGGTTTGGCAGCTTGCGCCGGCAAGGCAGCCAACATCAACACGCTAAAAAAAACGCACAGGCGAAAATTCATGCTCATCAGGACAGGTTTGCGTCGTTCGATTATACCCATGCCGAAAAACAAGACACATCATTCGAACCCGCCTGTTGCAATGCGACCGACATGCGCCTGAAAAGTGTTGGGACTTCTCCGCCACCAAGCGTCATGGCCAATCCGCCCTGCCGTAGCCAGCGCGGCAGATTTTAAGATTTTTTCCTTATGTTTCAATGACTTAAAAAATAATCGGCGCATTCTCCATGGCCTGGCACGGTCCCTGCAATATCCCCTGTGAGCGCAACAGATTGCCTCAAGCAGCAAAATCCAACCGATGACACTTAAGGAGATTTACCATGAAAGCACTGACCATCAAAGACCTGTCCCGCACCACCGAACTCGACCGCCAAGCCATGGCTGGCGTTTCCGGCGGCATGTACAAAGGCTGGTTGCCTGCATTCTCGATGACATCCATCGATGCATCCCAGCACAGCTTCTCGTTCGAGGCCAAGCAATCCATCGGCCAGGAACAAAACACCCTGGTCAACAACGGCAACAATGTCGCCTTTGCCTCCGGCATCACGTCGACCGTGAAGCCAAAGCAGACCGCCGACAACACCATCAACTTCGGTTGATTATCGCGGACAAGGCGGCGGGACTCGCGAAGGCTCCCGCCGTCTGCCGCGCCGATGAAGGAGAAATGCCATGAAAATCCTGATCATCAAGGACCTGTCATCTTTTAGCCAAGAACTGGAGCAGGAAGCGATGGCGGCAGTGCACGGCGGCAGGATGAAACTGCCGTTCCAGCGTGCAAGCGTCGACAACTTGCTGACGTCACCGCAGGGCGACCCGGTTGCTGTCTATGTCGATGGCGTTCTGGTCAATTCTGTCAGCACAGGCTATGCGCCACGATGACGGAGATGTCGCGGCGAATAGGTGAGGCAAGAAAAACAAAAGCCCGCTAAAGCGGGCTTTCTCGCATTATCGGCGCAGCACCGATAATTTAACTTGGCAAACGATTACAGCGGACGGATATTGGTCGCTTTTTCGCCTTTTGGGCCAGTGCCGCGATCAAACGACACGCGCTGGTTTTCAGCCAGGCTCTTGAAGCCGGTGGACTGAATGTCCTGAAAGTGGGCGAACAGGTCAGCACCGCCGCCATCAGGGGTGATGAAGCCGAAGCCTTTGGAATCGTTGAACCATTTGACAATACCAGTTTGAGTGCTCATGTTATTTCCTTTAAACAAAATAGGGACTAGCCCGGGACACACGGGAAACCAAGAAATATAACCGAGGGATTCAGACAGGCAGCTCTGCGGAAGAGCGAGACAGAAATGAGACCAACAAGAAAACGGCTTGATGTACGTGCAGAGGTCAATATACAGCACGGGCCCACATTTACCTAGCTTTATTTTTTTCTTGCACAACCGGCTAGAATAGGCGCCACCGCTATTTTTCAAACACATTTTCATGACACAACTGATCAACGCCCGCATCCTTGCCCAGGAAAACCTGCCGCCGCCTTCCCTGATTCAGAAGGAGATTCCGCACACGAAAAAATCACTGGCGACGGTGCTGAACGGCCGTGCAACGCTGGAAGACATCCTGGAACGCAAGGATGCCAGGCGCTTCATTGTGGTCGGCCCCTGCTCCATTCATGACCCGGAGGCGGCGCTCGATTATGCCCGCAGGCTCAAACCGCTGGCAGATGAAGTGGCCGACGTGCTGGTGCTGGTGATGCGGGTCTACTTCGAAAAGCCGCGCACCACGGTCGGCTGGAAAGGCCTCATCAACGATCCGGACCGGGATGACTCCTTCAACATGGTCAAGGGCATCCGGATCGCCCGTACGCTGCTGCGCGACATCAGCGAAATGGGCCTGGCCATCGGCACCGAGGCACTGGACCCGCTGATGCCGCAATACCTGGGAGATCTTGTCAGCTGGAATGCCATCGGCGCGCGCACCACGGAATCCCAGACGCACCGGGAAATGGCCAGCGGCCTGTCGACCCCGGTCGGGCTGAAGAACGGCACCGACGGCGGACTGACCGTCGCCATCAATGCCATGCAATCAGCCCGCACGCCGCATGCCTTCCTCGGCATCGATGCCGAGGGCCTGACTTCGGTGATCCGCACCGCAGGCAATCCGCACGGGCACCTGATCCTGCGTGGCGGCCAGGCGCCCAATTACGGCGCCGAAGCGGTCGCGCAAGCCGAACTCCTGCTGCAAAAAGCCGGCCTGCCCTCCTCCATCGTGGTCGATTGCAGCCACGGCAATTCAAACAAGGACCACAAGCGTCAGGTGGGCGTGCTGCAGGACGTCGTGGCGCAAATCGGCGCGGGCAACCAGAGCCTGGTTGGCATGATGGTCGAATCCAATATCGTCGAGGGCGCGCAGAAAATCCAGGCCGACCTTGCAGCGCTGGTGTACGGCCAATCCGTCACGGATGCGTGTATCGGCTGGGAAGATACCGTGAATGCGGTTCGGGAAGCGGCGGCAGCACTGCGCGACAAGGGCAAACGATAGGCAGGCGCCGCCATCAGGGGGCGTTGACAACTGATGCGCCTCAACTCCTTGGGCCTTGAGGCAGTTAAATTGATGCTCTATGACGGCATACATGGGGCATACGTGGCGCCAACGGCGTGGCAACATGCACCGGCGCATCATCAGGGCATGGGCAGCAGGCCTCCTGGCCCTGCCCTGCCTGCTTGTCCCCAGCCACGCGCTTGAACCGCCGGCAAGCGCCGCTGCGGCGCTCCAGGCCAAACACATCGAATTGCAGCCGCAACTGCGCGACAATATTTTCGGCGAACCCCTGCATCTGAGCTCGCGCGAGGGTCAGAGCCGGGTCGAGGGCGATGTCTATGCCGAAATGGCGTATCCGATCGATGCGGTCGCTGCGACATTCAAATCCGCCGCCAGACTCTGCGAATTGCTTTTCCTGC comes from the Janthinobacterium sp. 17J80-10 genome and includes:
- a CDS encoding cold-shock protein is translated as MSTQTGIVKWFNDSKGFGFITPDGGGADLFAHFQDIQSTGFKSLAENQRVSFDRGTGPKGEKATNIRPL
- a CDS encoding protein phosphatase 2C domain-containing protein, which translates into the protein MICETHFRWTSAALSHVGLVRQVNEDACLEQSERGLWAVADGMGGHARGDVASRMVVDALNKLPETGDLEAYAAEARRQLQAVNARLRAEAARHDTQIIGSTVVVLLACGQHCRYLWAGDSRIYLYRNGLLRQLSRDHSQVEELRSSGQLSAQDALHHPARNLITRAVGAADTLEVDEESLEVLDGDMLMLCSDGVSNEVSEQEMCDALVCGNCRQAAEALIALALHEGGRDNISAVVVRAEDLNSPEKTLLNPAL
- a CDS encoding 3-deoxy-7-phosphoheptulonate synthase; amino-acid sequence: MTQLINARILAQENLPPPSLIQKEIPHTKKSLATVLNGRATLEDILERKDARRFIVVGPCSIHDPEAALDYARRLKPLADEVADVLVLVMRVYFEKPRTTVGWKGLINDPDRDDSFNMVKGIRIARTLLRDISEMGLAIGTEALDPLMPQYLGDLVSWNAIGARTTESQTHREMASGLSTPVGLKNGTDGGLTVAINAMQSARTPHAFLGIDAEGLTSVIRTAGNPHGHLILRGGQAPNYGAEAVAQAELLLQKAGLPSSIVVDCSHGNSNKDHKRQVGVLQDVVAQIGAGNQSLVGMMVESNIVEGAQKIQADLAALVYGQSVTDACIGWEDTVNAVREAAAALRDKGKR
- a CDS encoding serine/threonine-protein kinase codes for the protein MNLKHDTAPTAMRTRKLMPRPVPQGDQDFGANVLPIGTHLREFEILDLVGEGGFGIVYLAYDHSLERYVALKEYMPSGLATRTTKMAVSVRSQKKLDTFTAGLKSFINEARMLAQFDSPALVKVHTFWEGNGTAYMVMPYYEGMTLKQALHTRKIVPTEAWIRMLLADLCDAIEILHRAHCLHRDIAPDNILLLKDGRPLLLDFGAARRVIGDLTQCFTAILKPGFAPIEQYADIAGLRQGAWTDIYALAAVVYYLITGKAPPPSVARMVHDELLPAREAGKGRYSESFLAAVDKSLAVRPEQRFHSIDELRRALGLGEPEPRTVPRAGSDWSTTVARTIPVANFSPQVPSSANAAADVPMSTAAAAPDSPAFDGTRYTKPAQRPDTKAAEVPDAKSVSGTAAHARTAPAPELAAAPDDFSATRIAGDHYSVPSPPTASRMMPQCPRGASARDGWCSRFCLPSASVPVFTLVQTAVGMA